From the Aphis gossypii isolate Hap1 unplaced genomic scaffold, ASM2018417v2 Contig00341, whole genome shotgun sequence genome, one window contains:
- the LOC126553839 gene encoding uncharacterized protein LOC126553839, with the protein MFSNFQKNRLKADAIPTIFDNLTEEVPLVEQCQVPLNDTLISDNTPSCSTSTADLSTTNISVTMSDKSTSSEIETSSLGVQTPKYLSANTPRKLKLMKDLLKKFN; encoded by the exons ATGTTTAGCAACTTCCAAAAAAATAGACTGAAAGCAGATGCAATACcaacaatatttgataatttaactgAAGAGGTTCCATTAGTTGAACAATGTCAAGTTCCATTAAATGACACTCTTATTAGCGATAACACACCATCGTGTTCGACATCTACTGCTG ACTTGTCTACTACTAACATATCAGTGACCATGTCAGATAAATCAACATCGTCTGAAATTGAAACGAGTAGTTTGGGTGTTCAAACACCCAAATATCTTTCAGCAAATACTCCACGGAAGCTGAAACTCATGAAAGACTTGCTGAAGAAATTCAATTAA
- the LOC126553840 gene encoding uncharacterized protein LOC126553840, with protein sequence MRVYLAAQIFSESVAAGMSTTLVSKMLPPSAKFTIDFINDMDQLLDIFNSSKIPGLKSFKRPFKNTPEQINHLNKMADVFRNIKVIHKFKQADETKRMNFIKGWLISINGLQMLYTSLNPKQDVNDVLYTGKVNRDCLENLFCTFRQQQGNNLNSTPIQLSWAFKKIFCLNYFQTSPGANCIEDLDQILCSEIVTGEVLSILEPEKNLFKFKAISIGTVDYRNLELLEKNTFTYVCGYIMKKCLEKHICQDCVNYARHQKQLDQSHILSFLKAYPTSEQSTFGNLMVPHNNFYNFIYELENIFIKLFSSISIENGVGSKLRLHSSNVPFSHPCKLFDKSFLINLFIRFRMFTAITFLNRTLLHEKKLKNRKLTILSHL encoded by the coding sequence atgagagTGTATTTAGCTGCTCAAATTTTTAGTGAGAGCGTTGCAGCTGGCATGTCCACAACCTTAGTTTCTAAAATGTTACCACCTTCTGCAAAATTCACAATAGATTTCATTAATGATATGGAccaattattagatatatttaattcttcaAAAATACCTGGCCTTAAATCTTTTAAACGACCATTCAAAAATACTCCAGAACAAattaaccatttaaataaaatggctGATGTATTTAGAAACATAAAAgtcattcataaatttaagCAAGCTGATGAAACTAAACGTATGAATTTCATCAAAGGTTGGCTAATTTCTATAAATGGATTACAAATGCTTTATACTTCTTTAAATCCAAAACAAGATGTAAATGATGTTCTGTATACTGGTAAAGTCAACCGAGATTGTTTGGAAAACCTATTCTGTACTTTCCGTCAACAACaaggaaataatttaaattcaactcCAATTCAATTGAGTTgggcttttaaaaaaatattttgtttaaattattttcaaacttcaCCTGGCGCCAATTGTATAGAAGATTTggatcaaatattatgttcagaaATAGTTACCGGTGAAGTTCTTAGTATATTAGAGCctgaaaaaaatctttttaaatttaaagcaaTAAGTATCGGTACAGTTGATTATAGAAATTTAGAATTACTTGAGAAGAACACATTTACATATGTGTGTGGTTATATCATGAAAAAATGTCTTGAAAAGCATATATGCCAAGATTGTGTTAATTATGCTCGTCATCAAAAACAGTTAGACCAGTCTCATATATTATCTTTCCTTAAAGCCTATCCTACAAGTGAACAATCAACATTTGGAAACTTAATGGTgcctcataataatttttataattttatttatgagttagaaaacatttttattaaattattttcatccaTTTCTATAGAAAACGGTGTTGGTTCCAAGCTAAGACTTCATTCTAGTAATGTTCCTTTTAGTCATCCATGTAAACTTTTCGAcaaatcttttttaataaatttgtttattagatTCAGAATGTTTACggcaattacatttttaaatagaactctgttacatgaaaaaaaattaaagaatagaaaattaactattttatctcATTTATAG